Proteins found in one Herbiconiux sp. A18JL235 genomic segment:
- the mca gene encoding mycothiol conjugate amidase Mca, producing MAVHAHPDDESSKGAATYAYYLDRGVEVMVVSCTGGERGSVLNEKLEPRAWAERDMAGLRRVEMAAAQAVVGFEHRWLGYADSGYQEPGSDDVVPTNAFSVIPVEISAAPLVRLIREFKPQVLVTYDENGGYPHADHIRCHEVSARAYEAAADPDAYPELGEPWAVSKLYYDQIMNPRRFQAVFDLLSVEAPEHPFLKQLTEMRERRTEEWPYVATVRVPAVDFFDARDAALRAHASQVAPDHPFFFWPDDLSKRAWPYEDFQLAKSRIPAVDDESDLFDGVVDTDAVGTPVDEQPGNDAVRA from the coding sequence ATGGCCGTTCACGCCCACCCCGACGACGAGTCGTCGAAGGGCGCGGCCACCTATGCCTACTACCTCGACCGCGGTGTCGAGGTGATGGTGGTGAGCTGCACCGGGGGTGAACGCGGCTCCGTGCTCAACGAGAAGCTCGAGCCGCGCGCCTGGGCCGAGCGCGACATGGCGGGCCTCCGACGGGTCGAGATGGCGGCCGCCCAGGCCGTTGTGGGTTTCGAGCACCGTTGGCTCGGCTACGCCGACTCGGGCTACCAGGAGCCCGGCTCCGACGACGTCGTCCCCACCAATGCGTTCAGCGTCATCCCGGTCGAGATCTCGGCGGCGCCGCTCGTGAGACTCATTCGCGAGTTCAAGCCGCAGGTTCTCGTCACCTACGACGAGAACGGCGGCTACCCGCACGCCGACCACATCCGCTGCCACGAGGTCTCCGCCCGGGCCTACGAGGCGGCTGCCGACCCCGACGCCTACCCCGAGCTCGGCGAGCCGTGGGCCGTGTCGAAGCTCTACTACGACCAGATCATGAACCCCAGGCGCTTCCAGGCCGTGTTCGATCTGCTCAGCGTGGAGGCGCCCGAGCATCCGTTCCTCAAGCAGCTCACCGAGATGCGGGAGCGGCGCACCGAGGAGTGGCCCTACGTGGCGACCGTGCGCGTGCCCGCCGTCGACTTCTTCGACGCCAGAGACGCCGCCCTGCGCGCCCACGCCAGCCAGGTGGCACCCGACCACCCCTTCTTCTTCTGGCCTGACGACCTGTCGAAGCGGGCGTGGCCGTACGAAGACTTCCAGCTCGCGAAGTCGCGCATTCCCGCGGTCGACGACGAGAGCGATCTCTTCGACGGTGTGGTCGATACGGATGCGGTGGGCACGCCGGTCGATGAACAGCCCGGCAACGACGCGGTGCGCGCATGA
- a CDS encoding hemolysin III family protein, which yields MAAPDTPDTRQSSVPPAPGATAETERDGGPELPKIPLLEDALDHPPVEVKPTWRGWIHAGMFPFTIAAGIVLICLADGATAKWASAVFMLTSMMLFGNSALYHRINWKPKTKLLLKRIDHSNIFLLIAGTYTPIALLALPPEKGVLLLSIVWAGALLGIGFRVFWIGAPRWLYVILYLALGWAAVMYLVDILNANAASMILVVVGGVAYTVGALAYALKRPNFFPGRFGFHEVFHTFTVIAFLCHWTAILLLAIDPPFNG from the coding sequence ATGGCTGCACCCGACACTCCCGACACGCGCCAAAGCTCTGTTCCGCCCGCCCCGGGCGCGACGGCGGAGACGGAGCGGGACGGGGGCCCGGAGCTGCCGAAGATCCCGCTGCTGGAGGATGCGCTCGACCACCCACCGGTCGAGGTCAAGCCCACCTGGCGCGGCTGGATCCACGCCGGCATGTTCCCCTTCACCATCGCCGCCGGCATCGTGCTCATCTGCCTCGCCGACGGCGCGACGGCGAAATGGGCGAGCGCCGTCTTCATGCTCACCTCGATGATGCTCTTCGGCAACTCGGCGCTCTATCACCGCATCAACTGGAAGCCGAAGACGAAGCTGCTCCTGAAGCGGATCGATCACTCGAACATCTTCCTGCTCATCGCGGGCACCTACACGCCGATCGCTCTGCTGGCGCTGCCGCCCGAGAAGGGCGTGCTACTTCTCAGCATCGTCTGGGCGGGGGCGCTGCTCGGAATCGGCTTCCGGGTGTTCTGGATCGGCGCGCCGCGCTGGCTCTACGTCATCCTCTACCTGGCGCTCGGCTGGGCGGCTGTGATGTACCTCGTCGACATCCTGAACGCCAACGCCGCGTCGATGATCCTCGTCGTCGTCGGAGGTGTCGCCTACACGGTCGGCGCCCTCGCCTACGCCCTGAAGCGGCCGAACTTCTTCCCGGGGCGGTTCGGGTTCCACGAGGTGTTCCACACCTTCACGGTGATCGCCTTCCTCTGCCACTGGACGGCCATCCTGCTGCTCGCGATCGACCCGCCGTTCAACGGCTGA
- a CDS encoding isoprenyl transferase translates to MPKRQPAGKGLLYRLYQRRIRQHLDGQVLPKHVAMILDGNRRWAKQRLLGTAAHGHRAGAAKIREFLVWCDDLGIDVVTLYLLSTDNLSNRDGEELTELIEIIADLADDISRYRDWRVKHVGSNAGLPEPLIAALDGAEARTAGRTGLHVNLAVGYGGRSEIADAVRSIIQKHRALGHGFDELEADIDQELIADHLYTGGQPDPDLVIRTSGEQRLSDFMLWQSAHSEFYFMEALGPDIREVDFLRALRDYSRRQRRFGS, encoded by the coding sequence GTGCCGAAACGCCAGCCAGCCGGGAAAGGCCTCCTCTACCGTCTCTACCAGAGGCGCATCCGTCAGCACCTCGACGGGCAGGTGCTGCCGAAGCACGTGGCGATGATCCTCGACGGCAACCGGCGCTGGGCGAAGCAACGGCTGCTCGGCACCGCGGCACACGGGCACCGGGCGGGGGCGGCGAAGATCCGCGAGTTCCTGGTGTGGTGCGACGACCTCGGTATCGACGTCGTGACGCTCTACCTGCTCTCCACCGACAACCTCTCCAACCGCGACGGCGAGGAGCTCACCGAGCTCATCGAGATCATCGCCGATCTCGCCGACGACATCTCGCGCTACCGCGACTGGCGGGTGAAGCACGTCGGCTCGAACGCGGGCCTCCCCGAGCCGCTCATCGCCGCCCTCGACGGGGCGGAGGCGCGCACCGCGGGGCGCACCGGCCTCCACGTCAATCTCGCCGTCGGGTACGGCGGGCGGTCGGAGATCGCGGATGCGGTGCGCAGCATCATCCAGAAGCACCGCGCCCTCGGCCACGGTTTCGACGAGCTCGAGGCCGACATCGACCAGGAGCTCATCGCCGACCACCTGTACACGGGCGGTCAGCCCGACCCCGACCTCGTCATCCGCACCTCCGGCGAGCAGCGGCTCAGCGACTTCATGCTCTGGCAGAGCGCCCACAGCGAGTTCTACTTCATGGAGGCGCTCGGCCCCGACATCCGCGAGGTCGACTTCCTCCGCGCCCTCCGCGACTACTCGCGGCGGCAGCGGAGGTTCGGTTCTTAG
- a CDS encoding PhoH family protein, protein MTQKPSRTNTGKDASPTTRTTSSTHTAEVTYVLDTSVLLSDPKAIFRFAEHSVVLPVVVISELESKRNDPEIGYFARQALRNLDELRIQHERLDFPISVGTEGGSLRVELNHSNMSVLPSGLQLNDNDTRILAVAQNLSNDGLNVTVVSKDLPLRVKAASIGLAAEEYRAELAPDSGWTGLADITLGADQMAKLWEDESLESPLVAELPINTGLVIHSDRGSALGRVTGRGSFQLVRGDRDVFGLHGRSAEQRVAIDMLLDPEVGIVSLGGRAGTGKSALALCAGLEAVLEKQQHKKIMVFRPLYAVGGQELGFLPGDAAEKMNPWAQAVFDTLGSLVSQNVLDEVIDRGMLEVLPLTHIRGRSLHDAFVIVDEAQSLERNVLLTVLSRIGQNSRVVLTHDVAQRDNLRVGRHDGVASVIETLKGHSLFGHITLTRSERSAIAALVTEMLESNELA, encoded by the coding sequence ATGACTCAGAAGCCCAGCAGGACGAACACCGGAAAGGATGCATCACCCACCACCCGCACGACGAGCTCGACGCACACGGCCGAGGTGACCTACGTACTGGACACCTCGGTTCTTCTGTCTGATCCGAAGGCGATCTTCCGTTTCGCCGAACACTCGGTCGTGCTGCCGGTCGTCGTGATCAGCGAGCTGGAGTCGAAGCGCAACGACCCGGAGATCGGGTACTTCGCCCGCCAGGCGCTGCGCAACCTCGACGAACTGCGCATCCAGCACGAGCGTCTCGACTTCCCGATCTCGGTGGGCACGGAGGGGGGAAGCCTCCGTGTCGAGCTGAATCACTCCAACATGTCGGTGCTGCCGTCGGGTCTGCAGCTGAACGACAACGACACGCGCATCCTCGCGGTGGCGCAGAACCTCTCGAACGACGGGCTCAACGTCACCGTGGTGTCGAAAGACCTGCCGCTGCGCGTCAAGGCCGCCTCGATCGGCCTCGCCGCGGAGGAGTACCGCGCCGAGCTCGCCCCGGATTCCGGATGGACGGGGTTGGCCGACATCACCCTCGGCGCCGACCAGATGGCGAAGCTGTGGGAAGACGAGTCGCTCGAGTCGCCCCTCGTGGCCGAGCTGCCCATCAACACCGGGCTCGTCATCCACTCCGACCGCGGGTCGGCGCTCGGCCGGGTGACCGGTCGCGGCTCGTTCCAGCTGGTGCGCGGCGATCGCGATGTGTTCGGGCTGCACGGCCGTTCGGCCGAACAGCGCGTGGCGATCGACATGCTGCTCGACCCCGAGGTCGGCATCGTCTCGTTGGGAGGTCGAGCCGGGACGGGGAAGTCGGCGCTCGCCCTCTGCGCCGGACTCGAAGCCGTGCTCGAGAAGCAGCAGCACAAGAAGATCATGGTGTTCCGTCCGCTCTACGCGGTGGGCGGGCAGGAGCTCGGCTTCCTGCCGGGCGACGCCGCCGAGAAGATGAACCCGTGGGCGCAGGCCGTGTTCGACACGCTCGGCTCGCTGGTGTCGCAGAACGTGCTCGACGAGGTGATCGACCGCGGGATGCTGGAGGTGCTGCCCCTCACCCACATCCGCGGCCGCTCGCTGCACGACGCGTTCGTGATCGTCGACGAGGCGCAGTCGCTGGAGCGCAACGTGCTGCTCACCGTGCTCTCGCGCATCGGCCAGAACTCGCGGGTGGTGCTCACCCACGACGTGGCGCAGCGCGACAACCTGCGGGTGGGCCGGCACGACGGTGTCGCCTCGGTGATCGAGACGCTGAAGGGCCACTCGCTCTTCGGCCACATCACGCTGACGCGCTCGGAGCGGTCGGCGATCGCCGCGCTCGTCACCGAGATGCTGGAGTCGAACGAGCTGGCGTGA
- a CDS encoding dihydrofolate reductase family protein, whose protein sequence is MTGRIVIDLFTTLDGVSQAPGGPDEDPSGGFAYGGWQAPLLDESMGEQVIAGIRSMDALLLGRTTYDIFAAYWPQHVDGPDGEIGRKFDSIPKYVASRGAPSLPWRDSHLLGPSLAEEIAELRERHASVHVIGSIDFSRSLVRGGLFDVLNLWVYPIVLGRGKRLFPDDGPALGLTLLEPPLVGVRGSLLLRYRPGPAVATGDMSADDRGV, encoded by the coding sequence ATGACCGGCAGGATCGTCATCGACCTGTTCACGACGCTCGACGGGGTGTCTCAGGCACCGGGCGGGCCCGACGAAGACCCGAGCGGCGGGTTCGCCTATGGCGGCTGGCAGGCGCCGTTGCTCGACGAGAGCATGGGGGAGCAGGTCATCGCGGGCATCCGGTCGATGGATGCGCTGCTGCTCGGCCGCACGACCTACGACATCTTCGCGGCTTACTGGCCGCAGCACGTCGACGGGCCCGACGGTGAGATCGGCCGGAAGTTCGACTCGATTCCGAAGTACGTGGCCTCGCGGGGCGCACCGTCGCTGCCGTGGCGCGACTCGCATCTGCTCGGGCCCTCGCTCGCGGAGGAGATCGCGGAGTTGCGCGAGCGACACGCGTCGGTTCACGTCATCGGCAGCATCGACTTCTCGCGCTCGCTGGTGCGCGGGGGCCTGTTCGACGTGCTCAACCTGTGGGTCTACCCGATCGTGCTGGGCCGGGGCAAACGACTGTTCCCCGACGACGGCCCGGCGCTCGGGCTGACGCTGCTCGAGCCGCCGCTCGTCGGGGTGCGCGGCTCGCTGCTGCTCCGGTACAGGCCGGGGCCTGCGGTGGCGACGGGCGACATGAGCGCCGACGACCGCGGGGTCTGA
- a CDS encoding class II fumarate hydratase, giving the protein MVDNAPSTEFRIEHDTMGEVRVPASALYGAQTQRAVENFPVSGDGLEPAQIAALARIKKAAAIANARLGVLDQGIADAIAAAADRVVTGEFDGTDFPIDVYQTGSGTSSNMNMNEVLSSLASASLGSKVHPNDHVNASQSSNDVFPTSVHVAVTGALIHDLIPSLEHLAEALEAKSTLWATVVKSGRTHLMDATPVTLGQEFGGYAAQIRLGIERVKSALPRVAEVPLGGTAVGTGINTPAGFPQLVISLLAEETGLPITEARDHFEAQGARDSLVEASGALRVLAVSLTKICNDLRWMGSGPNTGIGELHIPDLQPGSSIMPGKVNPVIPEAVLMVASRVIGNDASIAWSGASGAFELNVAIPVMGTALLESIRLLANSAVLLADKTVDGLEVNVERARALAESSPSIVTPLNRIIGYEAAAKIAKHSVARGITVREAVIDLGFVERGEVTLEQLDTALDVLSMTRPPAAK; this is encoded by the coding sequence GTGGTGGACAACGCTCCCAGCACCGAATTCCGCATCGAGCACGACACGATGGGCGAGGTGAGGGTTCCGGCCTCGGCGCTCTACGGCGCGCAGACGCAGCGGGCCGTCGAGAACTTCCCCGTCTCGGGTGACGGCCTCGAGCCCGCTCAGATCGCCGCCCTCGCCCGCATCAAGAAGGCAGCGGCCATCGCCAACGCCCGTCTCGGCGTGCTCGACCAGGGAATCGCCGACGCGATCGCCGCCGCTGCCGACCGCGTGGTCACCGGCGAGTTCGACGGCACCGACTTCCCGATCGACGTGTACCAGACCGGGTCGGGCACCTCGTCGAACATGAACATGAACGAGGTGCTGTCCTCCCTCGCGTCGGCCTCGCTCGGCTCGAAGGTGCACCCGAACGACCACGTGAACGCCTCGCAGTCGTCGAACGATGTCTTCCCCACCTCGGTGCACGTCGCTGTGACGGGCGCACTCATCCACGACCTCATCCCCTCGCTCGAGCACCTCGCCGAGGCACTCGAGGCGAAGTCGACGCTCTGGGCCACCGTCGTGAAGTCGGGCCGCACCCACCTCATGGACGCCACGCCCGTCACCCTCGGCCAGGAGTTCGGCGGTTACGCCGCGCAGATCCGCCTCGGCATCGAACGCGTGAAGTCGGCGCTGCCGCGCGTCGCCGAGGTGCCGCTCGGCGGCACCGCCGTCGGCACCGGCATCAACACGCCCGCCGGTTTCCCGCAGCTCGTCATCTCGCTGCTCGCCGAGGAGACCGGGCTCCCCATCACCGAGGCACGCGACCACTTCGAGGCGCAGGGTGCGCGCGACTCGCTGGTCGAGGCATCCGGCGCCCTTCGCGTGCTCGCGGTGTCGCTGACCAAGATCTGCAACGACCTGCGCTGGATGGGCTCGGGCCCGAACACGGGAATCGGCGAGCTGCACATCCCCGACCTGCAGCCCGGGTCGTCGATCATGCCCGGCAAGGTCAACCCCGTCATCCCCGAAGCGGTGCTCATGGTGGCGTCGCGGGTGATCGGCAACGACGCGTCGATCGCGTGGTCGGGCGCGTCGGGGGCGTTCGAGCTGAACGTGGCGATCCCGGTGATGGGCACGGCACTGCTCGAGTCGATCCGCCTGCTGGCGAACTCGGCGGTGCTGCTTGCCGACAAGACCGTCGACGGCCTCGAGGTGAACGTGGAGCGTGCTCGCGCCCTCGCCGAGTCGTCGCCGTCGATCGTCACGCCGCTCAACCGCATCATCGGGTACGAGGCGGCGGCGAAGATCGCCAAGCACTCGGTGGCGCGCGGCATCACGGTGCGCGAGGCCGTCATCGACCTCGGCTTCGTCGAGCGCGGCGAGGTCACCCTCGAGCAGCTCGACACCGCCCTCGACGTGCTCTCGATGACGCGGCCGCCGGCCGCGAAGTAG
- a CDS encoding carbonic anhydrase → MTPPDSDFATDPEPTTPARVWATMQRGNARFVGGTPKHPRQDVETRSTLTASQTPRAALFGCSDSRLAAEIIFDLGLGDLFVVRNAGQVVSDSALGSLEYAVEVLGVSLIVVLGHDSCGAVRAAIDSQLPGAAPLPGHIRGLVEQIVPAISQLSPERDAEGALVSEPDAGAVGKAHLRATVGKLLESSEIISAAVAEGRLGIVGANYRLAEGRAVSHVSIGDL, encoded by the coding sequence ATGACCCCGCCCGACAGCGATTTCGCGACCGACCCGGAGCCCACCACCCCGGCCCGCGTGTGGGCGACGATGCAGCGCGGAAACGCACGATTCGTCGGCGGCACCCCGAAGCATCCGCGGCAAGACGTGGAGACCCGGTCGACGCTCACCGCCTCCCAGACGCCCCGCGCCGCCCTGTTCGGCTGCAGCGACTCGCGCCTCGCTGCCGAGATCATCTTCGACCTCGGCCTCGGCGACCTGTTCGTGGTGCGGAACGCCGGCCAGGTCGTCTCCGATTCGGCGCTCGGCAGCCTGGAGTACGCGGTCGAGGTGCTCGGCGTCTCGCTCATCGTGGTGCTCGGCCACGACTCCTGCGGTGCGGTGCGTGCCGCCATCGACTCGCAGCTGCCCGGCGCCGCTCCCCTGCCCGGTCACATCCGCGGGCTCGTCGAGCAGATCGTGCCGGCCATCTCCCAGCTCTCCCCCGAGCGCGACGCCGAGGGCGCCCTCGTCAGCGAACCGGATGCGGGGGCCGTCGGCAAGGCGCACCTGCGGGCGACCGTGGGCAAGCTGCTGGAATCGTCGGAGATCATCAGCGCCGCCGTCGCCGAGGGTCGTCTCGGCATCGTGGGCGCGAACTACCGCCTGGCGGAAGGCCGCGCCGTGTCCCACGTCTCCATCGGCGACCTCTGA
- a CDS encoding DUF4245 domain-containing protein → MAKNTERRVVAELGRPETPEEEAARKAEQSRLYRDRKTLRNLLYALLVSVGLVAAIVFLVPRSEESLLQPVDFAQVAASAQNAVPVPLAVPELPEGWTSNAAELRTATADDVVSWYIGLITPSDEYVGLTQALNANPSWVSEQVGRGLATGTVDIDGVSWTVYDNRATAAGGTDLGNVEYALTAESGPTTYIVFGTADDAEIAEVAASITGNLRDQPATAPADDTTEDNG, encoded by the coding sequence ATGGCGAAGAACACCGAGCGGCGCGTCGTCGCCGAACTGGGCCGGCCGGAGACTCCCGAGGAGGAGGCAGCCCGCAAGGCCGAGCAGTCGCGGCTCTACCGCGACCGCAAGACGCTGCGCAACCTGCTCTACGCCCTCCTGGTCTCCGTGGGGCTGGTCGCCGCCATCGTCTTCCTCGTGCCGCGCTCCGAGGAGTCACTGCTGCAGCCCGTCGACTTCGCCCAGGTCGCCGCCAGTGCCCAGAACGCCGTGCCGGTGCCCCTCGCGGTGCCCGAGCTGCCCGAGGGCTGGACGTCGAACGCCGCAGAACTGCGCACGGCCACGGCCGACGACGTGGTGTCGTGGTACATCGGGCTCATCACTCCTAGCGACGAGTACGTCGGGCTCACCCAGGCTCTGAACGCCAACCCCAGCTGGGTGTCGGAGCAGGTGGGCCGTGGGCTCGCGACCGGCACCGTCGACATCGACGGAGTCTCCTGGACCGTCTACGACAACCGCGCCACCGCTGCCGGCGGCACCGACCTCGGCAATGTGGAGTACGCGCTCACCGCGGAGTCGGGCCCCACCACCTACATCGTCTTCGGCACCGCCGACGACGCCGAGATCGCCGAGGTCGCGGCGTCGATCACCGGCAACCTGCGCGATCAGCCCGCCACGGCACCCGCCGACGACACCACGGAGGACAACGGATGA
- a CDS encoding exodeoxyribonuclease VII small subunit, protein MPTTPASDVQTLSYEEARDELIRVVGELEQGSSTLEQSLALWERGEALATRCEEWLLGARERLDAARKSAGE, encoded by the coding sequence ATGCCCACCACGCCCGCGTCCGACGTGCAGACGCTGAGCTATGAAGAGGCTCGCGACGAGCTCATCCGGGTGGTAGGAGAGCTCGAGCAGGGTTCCTCGACCCTCGAGCAGTCGCTCGCCCTCTGGGAGCGCGGCGAAGCGCTCGCCACGCGCTGCGAGGAGTGGCTGCTCGGCGCCAGGGAGCGGCTGGACGCCGCCCGCAAGTCGGCCGGCGAGTAG
- the xseA gene encoding exodeoxyribonuclease VII large subunit has translation MSETPAFVSGPPTLENPWPVGELAQKVRAYIDRLGTAWVEGEITQWGVSGGNVYGKLKDLTGDATIGFTVWSSVRAKIPADLKQGDHVIALIKPNYWVRGGTLTMQVFDMRHVGLGDLLERLEKLRAQLAAEGLFAPERKRPLPFLPSGVGLITGKDSDAEKDVLRNAQLRWPSVRFEVVHTAVQGDRTAREVARAIARLDADPAVDVIIVARGGGDFQNLLGFSDEAVVRAAAAATTPIVSAIGHEADTPLLDLVADLRASTPTDAAKRVVPDVGEELSRVDQARSRIRSRIAHLVSVQVDRVEQIRSRPALANPRWIVDSRSEDLTRFVARGDELVTRVIERESDRVRELAGHLRALSPQRTLDRGYAIVQDGGGHIVRQADAAPAGASLTVTVAEGAFDAVSSGARSDR, from the coding sequence GTGAGCGAGACGCCCGCCTTCGTCTCGGGCCCGCCCACGCTCGAGAACCCGTGGCCCGTGGGCGAGCTCGCGCAGAAGGTGCGCGCCTACATCGACCGGCTCGGCACCGCGTGGGTGGAGGGAGAAATCACCCAGTGGGGCGTGTCGGGAGGCAACGTCTACGGCAAGCTGAAAGACCTCACGGGCGACGCCACCATCGGCTTCACGGTGTGGTCGTCGGTGCGGGCGAAGATCCCCGCCGACCTCAAGCAGGGCGACCACGTCATCGCGCTCATCAAGCCGAACTACTGGGTGCGCGGCGGCACGCTCACCATGCAGGTCTTCGACATGCGCCACGTGGGCCTCGGCGATCTGCTCGAGCGCCTCGAGAAGCTCAGGGCACAGCTCGCCGCGGAGGGACTGTTCGCGCCCGAGCGCAAGCGCCCCCTCCCCTTCCTCCCCAGCGGCGTCGGACTCATCACCGGCAAAGACAGCGACGCCGAGAAAGACGTGCTGCGCAACGCCCAGCTGCGCTGGCCCTCGGTGCGCTTCGAGGTCGTGCACACGGCCGTGCAGGGCGACCGCACGGCGCGCGAGGTGGCCAGGGCCATCGCCCGGCTCGACGCCGACCCCGCCGTCGACGTCATCATCGTTGCCCGCGGCGGCGGCGACTTCCAGAACCTCCTCGGGTTCAGCGACGAGGCGGTGGTGCGGGCCGCGGCGGCCGCGACCACTCCCATCGTCAGCGCCATCGGCCACGAGGCCGACACCCCGCTGCTTGACCTGGTCGCCGATCTGCGCGCCTCGACCCCCACCGACGCCGCCAAGCGGGTCGTTCCCGACGTCGGCGAAGAGCTGAGCCGGGTCGACCAGGCCAGGTCGCGCATCCGGAGCCGGATCGCTCACCTCGTGTCGGTGCAGGTCGACCGGGTGGAGCAGATCCGGTCCAGGCCGGCGCTCGCCAACCCGCGGTGGATCGTCGACTCCCGCTCAGAAGACCTCACCCGCTTCGTCGCTCGCGGCGACGAGCTCGTCACCCGCGTCATCGAGCGCGAGAGTGACCGGGTGCGCGAGCTGGCAGGGCACCTGCGGGCGCTCTCGCCCCAGCGCACGCTCGACCGCGGCTACGCCATCGTGCAAGACGGCGGCGGTCACATCGTGCGACAAGCGGATGCGGCGCCCGCGGGCGCCTCCCTCACCGTCACCGTGGCCGAGGGAGCCTTCGACGCCGTGTCGTCGGGCGCTCGCAGCGACCGGTGA
- a CDS encoding 4-hydroxy-3-methylbut-2-enyl diphosphate reductase, with protein sequence MPRIPGARNRLKDNPVAGQKRVLLAAPRGYCAGVDRAVVAVEKALENYGAPVYVRKQIVHNVHVVSTLEKRGAIFVDEVDEVPEGAHVVFSAHGVSPAVVQGAADRGLQAIDATCPLVTKVHREAVRFARDDFEILLIGHEGHEEVEGTAGEAPEHITLVNSPDAVDDIEVKDPDKVVWLSQTTLSVDETMETVRRLRQKFPNLQDPPSDDICYATQNRQVAIKKVAQGADLVIVVGSANSSNSVRLVEVALEYGAKAAYRVDYAHEVKQEWLDGVETVGVTSGASVPEVLVQELLDDLAGAGYGEIETVQTAEEDLVFSLPKELRRDTSGKRDSRALGGRHRA encoded by the coding sequence ATGCCGAGAATCCCCGGCGCGCGCAACCGGCTCAAGGATAACCCTGTGGCCGGTCAGAAGCGTGTGCTCCTCGCCGCCCCCCGGGGGTACTGTGCAGGAGTCGACCGCGCGGTGGTGGCTGTGGAGAAGGCACTCGAGAACTACGGCGCCCCGGTCTACGTGCGCAAGCAGATCGTTCACAACGTGCACGTGGTCTCCACGCTCGAGAAGCGTGGCGCCATCTTCGTCGACGAGGTCGACGAAGTGCCCGAGGGCGCCCACGTCGTCTTCTCGGCCCACGGCGTTTCGCCGGCGGTGGTGCAGGGTGCCGCCGATCGCGGCCTCCAGGCCATCGATGCCACCTGCCCGCTCGTCACCAAGGTGCACCGCGAGGCCGTGCGCTTCGCCCGCGACGACTTCGAGATCCTCCTCATCGGCCACGAGGGCCACGAAGAGGTGGAGGGCACTGCAGGCGAGGCGCCTGAGCACATCACCCTGGTCAACAGCCCGGATGCTGTGGACGACATCGAGGTGAAAGACCCCGACAAGGTGGTGTGGCTGTCGCAGACCACTCTCTCGGTCGACGAGACCATGGAGACGGTGCGCCGGCTGCGCCAGAAGTTCCCGAACCTGCAAGACCCGCCCTCCGACGACATCTGCTATGCCACGCAGAACCGCCAGGTCGCGATCAAGAAGGTGGCGCAGGGAGCCGACCTCGTGATCGTCGTCGGCTCGGCGAATTCGTCGAACTCGGTGCGTCTCGTCGAGGTCGCTCTCGAGTACGGCGCCAAGGCTGCCTACCGCGTCGACTACGCGCACGAGGTCAAGCAGGAGTGGCTCGACGGCGTCGAGACCGTCGGCGTCACCTCCGGCGCCTCCGTGCCCGAGGTGCTCGTGCAGGAGCTGCTCGACGACCTCGCGGGTGCGGGCTACGGCGAGATCGAGACCGTGCAGACGGCGGAGGAAGACCTCGTGTTCTCGCTCCCCAAAGAACTGCGTCGCGACACCTCGGGCAAGCGCGACTCGCGCGCCCTCGGCGGCCGTCACCGCGCCTGA
- a CDS encoding DUF6264 family protein — protein sequence MSDERPKPKYGELAPEGWVWQPPQERQPESAPPAPPAAPVGAPVGPNPSQPQQPQQWAAPAPGTEVPGSAPVPRRNGDRIATLVLLVIGAFWSVNTAFGMFSLPAALQQAMDILGIPGTYTAYDTANSAGVTGGVLTLLTFALTVLYSLRRLRANKLAFFIPLIGAVVAFVISLVVYTIAMTADPALMDGLLRTAP from the coding sequence GTGAGCGACGAACGACCGAAGCCGAAGTACGGAGAGCTCGCACCCGAAGGCTGGGTGTGGCAGCCGCCTCAGGAGCGGCAGCCCGAGAGCGCTCCGCCGGCTCCCCCGGCCGCGCCCGTCGGCGCGCCCGTCGGCCCGAACCCGTCGCAGCCGCAGCAGCCGCAGCAGTGGGCGGCGCCGGCACCGGGAACCGAGGTTCCCGGATCGGCCCCCGTGCCCCGTCGCAACGGCGACCGCATCGCCACGCTCGTGCTGCTCGTGATCGGCGCGTTCTGGAGCGTCAACACGGCGTTCGGCATGTTCAGCCTGCCGGCGGCGCTGCAGCAAGCCATGGACATTCTCGGCATCCCGGGCACCTACACCGCCTACGACACCGCCAACTCGGCGGGCGTCACCGGAGGCGTGCTCACCCTGCTCACCTTCGCCCTCACCGTGCTGTACTCGCTGCGGCGCCTGCGAGCGAACAAGCTGGCGTTCTTCATCCCGCTGATCGGCGCCGTCGTGGCGTTCGTCATCAGCCTTGTCGTGTACACGATCGCCATGACCGCCGACCCCGCGCTCATGGACGGGCTGCTGCGCACGGCGCCGTAG